The following nucleotide sequence is from Coleofasciculaceae cyanobacterium.
CAATCGCCAAAACGTTTAAACCAAACCGTTTACGTAGATCTAATTGAGACAGGGTTTGACCATGAAAAGAATCTGGTACTAAAATTTCGACAATGCTGTTTTCCGTATCCAGTTCAAAACGCTCCAAAAATCCAGGCTGAGTTAGAGTACTAGCCAAAGCGCAACCAGCCTCATGTTCAGGAAAGACGACTCGGTCTGCCCCGACTCTTTTCAATACTTTGCCGTGAATCTCCGAAGAAGCTTTGGCTATTACCTGTTCAACTCCCGCCTCTTTAACATTAAGAGTAGTAATAATACTTTCTTGGAGATAGTTGCCAATAGCCACAATTACCGTATCCATTTCAAAGATACCTGCTTCTTTAAGCGCTCCAGGATCGGTTGAATCTAATTGAATCGCATGGGAAGCTACTTTTTGAGATAAAACCTGAGTAACTAATTTTTCGTCAATATCTGTCCCTAAAACTTCATAGCCCATTTTGTGTAGGGAAGTGCAGACGGCTCTGCCAAAGCGTCCTAACCCAATCACTCCAAACTGGCGACTTGCGCCACGAGAGCTAGTCAAAAAATTGAGAGATTTCAATGCCTCTTACCTGAATAATTCTAACTATATGGCATTTTAATCTATGGAGATTAATTACGAAAATTTTTAATAATTACCAACTAAAATTTCAGCCAACTTATATTTGAGGCAATCTGCTAGATATGGATAAAATATAAATTCGCGTCTAAAGTATTAATTTGATTTTGTTTACCCATTAAAAGTTTAATGACTGAAGCCACTGCTATTCGTCAGCCCAAACCCACCAACAAGACAGCGACTATATTCTACCAAGTTGCTATGTCTCAACCTGCTTCCCACCTGTTTGAAGTTACGCTACAGGTCAATAATTGGCAGTCAGCAACTTTAGATTTAAAAATGCCAGTGTGGACTCCTGGTTCTTATTTAATTAGAGAATATGCTAGATATCTTCAAGATTTTTCGGCGCAGGATAATAATGGTGAGAATTTGTCGAGTAAAAAGCTCGGGAAAAATTACTGGCAAGTAACAACAGCAGGTGCTTCTAAAATAAAGGTTAGCTATCGAATTTATGCTAATGACTTAACGGTACGCACCAATCATTTAGATACTACTCATGGTTATTTCAATGGTGCAGCACTATTTTTCTTTATTCCAGGATTAGAACAGCAGCCAATTAAGGTGGAAGTCATTCCACCCGAGTCAGATTGGCACGTAACTACCGCCCTCCCTAAGGTACAAGGAGAAGCCAATACTTTTCTGGCTTCAGATTTTGATACTTTAGTTGATACTCCTGTAGAAGTCGGTACACAGCAGGTATACGATTTTGAGGTATTGGGTAAGCCTCATGCTCTAGCGGTTTGGAGTAAAGGTAATGCTAATCCCGAACAAATAATTGCCGATACGACCAAAGTAATTCAAGTAGAAGCCGAGATGTTTGGCGGCTTGCCCTATGAACGGTATCTATTTCTGTTGCACCTGTCGGGTAGTGGTTATGGTGGTTTAGAACATAAGAACTGCTGTACTTTAAATTATCCCCGATTTGGTTTCGGCGATCGCGAAAAATATGAACGCTTTATCCAGTTAGTAGCTCACGAATTCTTCCATCTATGGAACGTCAAACGTATTCGACCTAAAGCTTTAGAAACTTTTGATTACGAAGCTGAAAACTACACCACATCTTTGTGGTTTTGTGAAGGGACAACCAGCTATTACGATCTGATCATTCCGCTACGGGCAGGAATTTATAACCGCACAACCTGTCTGAGCAAGTTAAGCAAAGATATAACTAAATATCTTAATACTATTGGACGTACCGTACAGCCTTTGGGCGAATCTAGCTATGATGCCTGGATTAAACTCTATCGTCGTCATGCTAACAGCGATAACGATCAGATTTCCTATTATCTCAAAGGACAGTTAGTTTCCCTGCTGCTCGATCTTTTAATTAGAGCTAAACATAATAATAAGCGATCGCTTGACGATGTAATGCGATTGATGTGGTCACGTTTTGGACAAAAAGAAATTGGCTTTAGCGAAACACAGTTAAGGAACGTCATTGCCGAGGTTGCCGAAGCAGATTTAAATGATTTCTTCGCTCGCTACATCGAAACTACCGAAGAATTACCCTTTAATGACTATTTGGACCCCTTTGGCTTATACTTGAAAACTGTTGCTGAATCAGATATTCCTTACTTAGGAATTAAAGTACAGTCACAAAATAATCGGGAAGTGATCCAATTTGTCGCTGCCGAATCTCCCGCAGCATTAGGGGGAATTGATGCCCTCGATGAGCTACTAGCTATTGATGGTATCAAGGTTGATGCGAAGTCTTTAAACGAAAGGTTAAAAGACTATCAGGTAAAAGATACTATTGAGGTTACGGTGTTTCATCAAGATGAATTAAAAACTTTACCTGTTATCCTAGCTAAATCTCAATCTAACCAGTACGAATTAACGGTTAAAGATAATTTATCCCCAATTCAGCAACAGAATCTGACAGGATGGCTTGGGAAATAGCTTAAAGATAATAAACGTGAATTGGTTAGAGGCAAGGCAGTCTCTTGCCCAGACAAAAGTTAAATACAAAAGTTAAAAAGTAGTCAGCCCCGTCAAGTAGGATCGGGATAATCAATGCTTATGCACAATTTTTTAGAAACAGCCTATTTTCAAAACAAATTTGTTCCTTTTGAACAGGCAAATATATCTATTGCCACTCATGCGCTACATTACGGAACTGGCGCTTTTGGTGGAATGAGAGGTATTCCCGATCCAGAAAACCCCGAGCGAGTCTTATTATTTAGATTGGATCGTCATTGTACTCGTTTAAGCGACAGTGCCAAGCTGCTTAATTACGATTTACCTGCGGACAAAATACAGCAAATAATTATTGATTTTGTTAAGAAAAATAAACCTGATAAATCTTTTTATATTCGACCTTTCGTCTATACTTCAGATTTAGGTATTGCTCCGCGACTGCATAAAATCGAAAAAGACTTTTTGATTTATGGTTTAGAGTTGGGCGATTACTTGCCCCCCGACGGTATTAGCTGTCGCATCAGTTCTTGGTATCGCCAAGAAGACCGCAGTTTGCCCCTACGCGGTAAAATTAGCGGGGCATATATTACCTCTTCTTTAGCTAAAACCGAAGCAGTTGAATCTGGTTTTGATGAAGCAATTCTGATGAATTCTCAAGGTAAAGTTTGTGAAGCTTCAGGCATGAATATTTTTATCGTCAGAAACAATCAATTAATTACGCCTGGGTTTAATCAAGACATTTTAGAAGGAATTACTAGAGACAGCATCTTAACTATTGCTAAAGACTTGGGTATCGAAACTGTAGAAAGAGCGATCGATAAAACCGAATTATTTATTGCTGAAGAAGTATTTTTAAGCGGAACAGCAGCCAAAGTAACTCCCGTTAAAAAAATAGAAAACTATGATTTATCTACCGATAGACCAATTACCGAAAAAATCAAGCATAAACTAACGGCAATTACTAAAAATCAAGAGCCAAAATACCAGAATTGGATTTATACAGTTGATTTTTAAGCAATTAAAAATATAAGTTTTTTCCAGTTGCTAATTATTTGGTAAATGTCTCAAAGGTAGAGGTAAAATCTGTGATTTTATAGGTTGGATGAAAACGCGTTAACCATTCAAAAGCATACTTATCGATCGGTTTAAATTCTTGTTCGATAGTTTGAGAAGTAGAGGAACGATTAACCGATTTTGAAGCTATATCTCAACTGTTTTGAGCGTATTGAAGGTAGTCAATATTAGTTTCTTATATAGAGCTGATTTTAATTAAAGCTTTATACAAATCTTTTAATTCCTCGAGATATTTTTTATGAATATCAATAACATATTGATAAGAGCCGATGGTAAACTTAATTTGAACGTCAAGATTGATAGTTTCTGCGGTTTGCAAAACTACATTTTGGATGGCATATTTACCGTAGTTTAAACGTTTTAAAGTTTGCTTTTTACTCACGGCGGATGTTCCGTCAATATGAATTAAAGCCCTATTGGTAAAGCAGTACTCGTCTGTCTTAGATTTAATTAAAAAAAAGATTTTTTCTTTCTCTTCTTGCAAAATAAAATCGTCAGATTCTACCTTGTCAAAATCTTCTGGTTTGACAATAATTCCAATATCACTTAGACCAAGAACATCAGAAGCAATTCTTTTAAACATATAGCATTGCTCAATATTATGCTGATTATCCTGAAAAAATTAGAGTATAGCTTTTAACCTCATGGATTGGCAGTAAATCTTTAAGAATCTAAATCGCAGTAGCTTAAATTGCCTTAAAGATTGTCTTAAACTATGTGGCGATCGCCTTTCATTATGACATCGAATATAAATTAAATTAAGTTTTACAGTCTGTCTTTGGACAGGGGCAGAGGTTTTTCGATACTATAAAAAATTATTATTGTATTAGTTGCAAAACTAGTCACTATTAATTTTTTTTAAATCGATGTTTTTAGCATTTAAGCGAAAATCTTTATTACTAGCCATAGGCATTGCCTTTAGTGCTTACGGTCATGTCCAGGCTCAAACTAATACTCAAGACGTGGCAATTAACTTTGAAGCCTGGGTGGGCGATCGCGAATTTTCCTGTGGCGAGAGCTATGAGAACATAGGTACTGCTGAGTCGACAATCACTCCCACTGACTTCCGCTTCTATGTATCCAATGTCGCTTTAATTGATGAAGATGGTAACGCTGTTCCCCTCGAACTAGAACAAGACGGCAAATGGCAACATGAAAAGGTGGCTCTACTAGACTTTGAAGATGGAACTAGTGCCTGTGATAACGGTACAGCAGAAATGAGAACGATGGTAGTCGGCACAGTACCCGAAGGTAACTATCAAAGCCTCCAGTTTACTATGGGCGTACCAGAACAACTCAACCATGAAGATGCGGCGATCGCACCTTCTCCCCTCAACCTGACTTCGATGTGGTGGAATTGGCAGGGGGGTTATAAGTTTTTGCGGGTAGACTTAGAAACCGAACAGGCGATTGCTAATGTATCACAAACCAGCCACAGTCAAACTACTCAAAGTCAAGCTGGTGAGGATAATGTGCAAATAAATGAGCAAACTACTAACACCAGCAGCGAACGGGGAAGCCAGACTACGACTCAAACTAGCAACCAAACTAGTATTTTCAAGAATGGACAGGGTACTCATCAACAAACCAGCAGTACTACTCATCAAGATGCAGGCAGTAATGCTTACTCAATTCATTTAGGTAGTACTGGATGTTCAGATTCAGCCCAAAGCGATTTGTTCGGCTGTGCTAATTCCAATCGCGTTAGCGTGGTGTTGGAAGATTTTAATCCTGAAGATAATGTGGTTATTGCCGATTTAGCCGAGCTTTTAGCCCAAAGCGACTTGACTACTAACCAGGCTGATACGCCTACTGGCTGTATGTCTTCCCCTGAAGATAGTGATTGTATGCCAATCATGCAAAATCTCAATCTGTCTTCTAACAACACAGCAGAATCAGGGCAATATTTCTTCTTTGTTGAGTAGTTTTCAGTTGAGTAGAACACACAAGTTTAATCTCAAAAGCTAATAGCTAATAGCTAGTTAATCAACAACGTAGTCTATCAAGCATGAAAACTGCTGAAAAATCCGTAATGAGCGATCGCATATCTTACCTGCTTGTTGCTTTTGTTGTGTCTATTTGTCTATCAATCGGCATGAGTCAAGCTATGGCAACAGACGGACATTTAGCTAGAGCAACTGAATATAACTGGAATTTACCAGAGTGGACACCAAAACCCATAGTCCCTAAAAACAATCCGATGACTGCGGAGAAAGTTGAATTAGGCAGACAACTTTTTTATGAACCACGTCTATCGATTACGGGGGAATATTCTTGTGCTTCTTGTCACAAGCAGTCTTTAGCCTTTACCGATGGTAAGCCAGTAGCATTGGGTTCAACTAACGAACAGCATTCTCGGAACTCGATGAGCTTGGCAAATGTCGCTTATAGCCCTGTGTTGACATGGGCTAATCCTCTAATCACTAGCTTAGAAAATCAGGCACTGATTCCAATTTTTGGCGAACATCCGCTGGAGATGGGCATGGTGGGTAAAGAACAGCAAATGATTCAATGGATAAAAAATGATCCTGAATATCGTCATATGTTTAGTGGAGCATTCACCGAAGAACAGCCTGTTAATCTAAGTAATTTGACCAAAGCGATCGCCAGCTTTCAAAGAAGTCTCGTATCCTTTAATTCTCCTTACGATCGCTATCGTTATCAGGGAGAAACCAACGCTATTTCGGCTGCTGCTAAACGAGGTGAAAAGCTATTTAATAGCGAACGCTTGGAATGTTTTCACTGTCATGGAGGAATCAACTTTAGCGATTCAGTCAAGCATGAAAATCTAGCATTTACCGAGATCGCATTTCACAACACTGGTTTATATAATATCGATGGCGAGGGTAGTTATCCGCCACAAAATACGGGAATTAAGGAATTTACCCAAAAAGCCAAGGACATGGGGCGATTTAAAGCTCCTAGCCTGCGTAACATTGCTTTGACTGCACCCTATATGCACGATGGTAGCGTGGCTACTTTACAGAATGCGATCGCTCACTATCAGGCTGGAGGTAGAACTATCACCGCAGGAGAATGGACAGGAGTAGGTAGTGCCAATCCTTATAAAAGCGGGTTCGTTAAGGGGTTTAAAATTACCGATACAGAAATAGATGATTTAATTGCGTTTTTGCAGAGTCTAACGGATGAGGAATTTATTACCAATCCTGCCTACAGCGATCCTAATGAATTTTAATTACTCCCGAACAGATTATTTGCTCAGATTCAATAATTAGTTGTGCGATCGCGACATCTATTCCTAGATCGATTTTGAGTTCATTAGCAACAGATTGATGATTAATTTTCAATGGAGATAGGCACAGGGTATGACTGTCTGCCAAACTTATTCCTGTAGACAAACAAAGTTCCCTAGTTTCTCCTGAAGCATCTTGATACGTACCTGTGAAGTTTAAACTTTGATTAGCGATCGCAATACTGCACCATTCAATTGCCAGATCGCTTAATTCTGTTGAAGAATTATTAATTTGCTGTGGTGCTAAGAACATTTGCCATAAGTCATCCAACCCGCTTTGCAATAGCGGAGAATCTAAAGAAGCTGGTAAATCTTGAGCATCCAGTCTAAGCTGAATCTCGACCACAACTGGTTCAAGGAGTTTCAAAGGTTGCTTGATCATCACCTCTGACAAATTAAAGGCAATATCTGAACCATTGAGTTCAATTTGACGCATATAAAGCCCTTTATAGACAGCACGACTACAGCTAAGAAAAATTTGCGGAATATATCCCTGAAGAATTTGCTTATTTTTGCCTAGAATTTTCACCTGCAAATCTTCTACGCGCTCAACTTGCGATCGCAAATAAAGCTTGACTGCGGTAGACAATAATTTACTAATCACTAAATAAACTTAAAATTTTTCCCAAAATAAATCAATCCAGAACTTTGGTCAATCAATTTAAGAGAGTGAAAGCAAAATTTCTGTCTGGGCAAAGCACTGACTTGCGCCTAACTATTTGATGCTGTTTCAGATTCGAGAACTTCTCGCGCCGTAATTCCATCTCCCTGAAAGCCAAAATACCATAGTGAAGCCGCAGCTTCTGCTCTAGTTACGGGTTTTTTGGGTTGAAAAAGAGTAGTATAGCCAAAAATACGCCTGATATTTGAGCGATCGCCATTTTGAAAATCTGCATATAAGGCTCTAACGGCAGAAGAATCAATATTTTCTACATCTTGAAATCCCCAACTTTCTTCTACAGCTTCAATAGATGCCTTCGGAAGAGACTGGCGCGTATCTAATGGTACTTTCCAGGTAACTAAATCTTCTCTAATTAAAGGTGCATCTGGTCTAAAAAGCAGGTTAGTATTGTCTTCGGTTAATCGAGAAGGGATCAATCCTGCCTCGGCTAAACTTTGGATTGCTGCAAAGTCTGGATCGTTTGCTTTGACATCTTGAAAGGCTGGCTGATTAGTTTTAGTCGCAACGTAAATTTTCTTACCTGGATTATCGCTATAGTACCGATTGTTAGCCGTAATTAGCCAACGCGCATATTCTCCGCGAGTAATTATTTCATTGGGAGCAAATTTCGACAGCTCAACGTTAGCCTCACCAGTATAAGGAGTCAAAATTCCCAAGGCGGCAACTGATTCTAAAGGTTGCTGCAATTGTTCTGAGACTTCATTTAAATCAGTAAAATCAGCAGCATTAGATGAATCAAAATAGTTATTATCATTCTGCTGAGTAGCTTTAGGTTGAGCTTTAGCCTGATTATTTTTAGGTTGCTCGCTATTTTCAGCAGCATTGCTCGCCTGAGAGATAGCCGACTTAGGGATGTCTTGCGATTGGGGATGATAAATCACCTCCAGCTGTGTTTTGGTGCTGTCCGATTCAGAATCGGCAGTTGATTGCAAAAGAGTAAGTTCGGCTCTAAGATCGTCTTTAATGGCGATCGCTCTGGCTATTTTTTGCTGGGGATTAATCATAAACGGTTGAATTATTTTCCAGTCGTTGGCTAATAATTCTGTCTGATAATAATCCGCGACAGCCTTGCGGGTGTCAGTCGTGTTCCAAACTAGCATTCCTGAATTGTCGGCTTCTGACTTCATCTCTTGTAACTCAGCTTGAGGATAAACGGGAAAAGAGTCAGGAAAATTGAATGGTAGATCGTCAGCTTGAGTTTCTTGAGCGACTATTTTTTGCTCTGATGCAATATCACTGCCGTTGGCATCATTTCCTACTGCTTTGTTAGCTGAATCTTGAGATCGTTGTGGTTTAGTCGTATTTATTTGTCCAATCTTGGCCTCTTTCAATAGAGGATCGGCACTGACTAAACTTTCAATGGCTGCACTATTACTACAGCTAGCTAATAAAGATAATAAACTGGTTAATATAACTGCTTTAATCGCAGAATGATTATGGTGTTTCAATAGCATGGCTACTTGCCAAATTTATAATTATTTAATTTTAATACTTTGAGCTAAATAACAAAATTTTAGTTACGTGGCGGATATTTTAATCAAGATGAGATTGTCCCAGGTATAAGCTTATTTTAACGTTCATTTTTTAACTCAAACCCTTATACAGCATTAAAACCAATCGTAATTACCCTACCTATTCAATCGGTAATTATATTGATTATCATAAAAATAGAATTACTAAATCGTTCATCTTTTCTGTCGTTTAAGGAAAGACGGAAGTAAGGAATAATTCAAGCATCCTGAAGGAACGCACCTCATAACGGCACAGTAACAGAGGTGAAAGCAATGAAGCTAACTTATCGAGGAGTCCAATATCAAGAAGAAAATCACAATTCTTCAAACTCAGTAGTAGCAATACAGAACCAAGAGATTATTTATCGGGGAAATTCTCTCAAAGTCAGAATTAAGCCTAAATTTCCTTGGTTAAACTACATCAAACAGCTATTTCGCCAGTCTGAATCAAAACCAGTTTTCGATCCAATTACATTTTGGTACGCTCATAAAAGGAAATTCATCGAAAGTTGTTGGTTTGCAGACGATGTAGAAAAACTAGATCGCGCTTGGGATTTGACTTTGGCAATGGAAAAAGCCAAGTCTTCAAAATCAAAGCAGAAAACTAAACTAAAATATCGTGGTGTAACTTATTATAAATAATGCCTGATGTGAATTACTTCGTTGAGATTCAACAATTTTTAGCTATCAGCTATTAGCTTATTAGCTATTACGATTTGGGGGACGAATGGGTGTAAAATTTGGTTCAATAAGCGATCGCTTTTACTTATTTTGCTGCTTGACGATCGCGATCGCTTTTTAATTGATAAAACATACTTAAAATTAGACCAATCCTCACTAATTTTGAGATTTAGCCGTGAATAAAAAAAAGGCGATTGAATTACTTAATCATGAAGGTTGGACGAAAGCCGATGCTCAAAGAGCTTTAGAATCAATTAATTTTAAAACTAATATAGATATTGATGAATTGTTTGTTCGTCGTGCTGCATCGCAGTTTGCTGGCGCGGAATTATCCAATCGTCAAAATCTTCAGCGCGCCCAAAAAGCTATGGTCACTAAGCGCAATAATCAAATTCAGTCATATATTGTGCAGATAGAAGAACTTACTCTAAAAATAGGCAGCAGCAATGGCGAAAATTCAGCAGAACTAGAAAAGCAAGTTAAGGAACTCAAAGGTAAAATAAGTAACCTAGTCGAAGCCAATGAAGTTCTAAAAAAAGACAATAAAAATCTTAAAAATATAGTTGATGAAATTAGATTTAAATTAACTGTACAAATTAAAGATATTTTTAAACTTAATAATATATTGGAAATTAGACAACGCTTGATGAACTTACTAAAATCTACTTTAGGTTAATCAATAATGAGCAGTAAAACATCATCAGCAAAAACTTTTCGAGGCATGAATTACCGCAAAGTTCAGCGTAAAAACTCTCGCGATCGCCAGCAATTAACTAAAGAAAATCAAACTTGGCTTAAGGCGCATAAGTATCGTAATCTTGGCTGGACTAATGTGATTAGGCTATTTAATAAAATTAGAGAATTTCAAGAACAAGAAATAATTAAAAGCTTGAGTCTGGAAGAATTATTTATCGAGGCTGACCGTATTGGTAATAAATATTTCAATAGCCAAGAAATTAACCAGCGTAATCAAAGAATTGCTCAAGAATTAGATGAAATTGCTGATATTATCGACAGTCAGTACCCCGATCGAAAGCTAGAAATAATTGACTATAGTAAATGAATTTATATTAATTAATCATGGATTTAGAAAATAAAGAATTAAGCGAACTTTTTAAATTAGCCGATACAATTGGTAGTCGCAGATATCATCGACTAACAACCCAAGACTTAAATGATTATCTAAAATACGATCGCTGGCGATATATAAATGGCGATTTTGAATGTGGCACTACTGCCGAAAGCAGAGCTTGGGTAAAAGAACATTCTGACTGGTATTGCCCAATTTGTAGCGAAAAATATGGCGATCGCAAAGGTAAAACTATCGATCATAAATTACCGCGATCGCAATATCCTTGGTTATCTTTAGAATGGTCAAATCTTTGGGTTATTTGTCGTGTCTGTAACCGCGAAAAAGGAGAAAGGCACTGGTACGAATACGAACAATATATGTATCAAAAATATCCCCAAGATTATCCTGTAATCAAGACTGCTCGTCCAATCGAGCTACTGAATCTAAAGTAAAAATTTATTTCCCTACCAAAGCGATCGCTCACCAGAGGTAAAATATTTAATCGGCGATTGCTAATTTTTAACGACGATATATTTGCGTTTTTCTCGCTTCAGAACGCAAACGCTCTCTTGTCGCTTTGCTTCCTCCTGTCAGATTAGAAACAATAATAAATGCGGCTAATCCTACTAAAGGACTAATCAAAGTCGGGAAACCATCAAAATCCGCCGTAAAAATACCGTTAGGAATATACAGTAACGTATTGTCGATGCCAAATGTAATCGGCATTAACACAAATAATATTAGTCGCGTTAAAGAACCAAAAATAATACAGGATAGCGCACCCTGCCAAGTCGCTTTTGACCAGAATAAACCTCCAGCTAGAGGCACTAAAAGACCAGCAAATCCCAAATCGAAAGCTAATAATAGCAAAACTCCAGTTTGCGGTATTTTCAAGGCAAAAAAGACTCCCAACGCCGTAATCGCAAAAGCCATAACGCGGGTAACCAATAATAGTCTGTCACCTGCTACATTATGGTCGTCGGAACGAATACCAATTATATTGTGGGCAATCACCGAAGAAGTACCCAGAATTGCACCATCGGCAGTAGAAAGAGAAGCGGAAAGAATTGCCACAATTACCAAAAACCCTAATAAAGGAGGAACAATACCGTCAAGTAAAGCATAAAGAATTGGCCCTTCAGGTGTAATTCCTGCATCAGCCAGAATTTGGGGTGCAGAGAGGGCAATTAAAGAGAAAGGAATCCCAATAATTAACGTGCCAGCACAGCCGATTAAACAAGCTTTTTGGGCGGTTTCAGGACTCTCAGCCGCAAAAATACGCGCCATAAAATCGATCGCCACAATATCTCCCAATCCCAACGCTAGTAAAGTCGCCCAGTTAACCACTGCACCAGAAGCAGGATCGGTTAATTGTGCTAAAGCAAAAGGACCAGTATCGGCAGATATATCTAAACCAAAGTTAAAAGCCATAAAAGCTAATAACGCTAAAGAACCGATAAAAGCAATACTCACCTGGATCGCATCGGTATAAGCCACGGCAAATAGCCCGCCACTAGCAGTATAGATAAAGACGACAATTGCCAATAGCATTACCCCAGCCGTATAGCTTGTGCCTAAAAAGGCTTCAAATAAGTATCCTCCCGCCACTAAGTTACCAGCCAGCAGAAAGGAAAAGCTTAACACCATTAAACAAGATGCCACTACTTCGGTTTGGCGATTGTATTTAACTCGATAAAAATCTGGCAGGGTAATTAAACCCATGCGGTTCATCGGTTTAGCAAAAAATAGAGCGGTTAAAAATAAGCACAGTGCTAATCCAATTGGTAAAGATGCACCAGCCCAAAAACCGAACTCGGCTGCTAAATCTGTATTACCCAAAGTAGCGTTAGAGTCTACCGACTGTGCCATTAAGGTTGCTGCTGCTAAAGGTAATACCAATCCTCGTCCAGCAATTAAATAGTTTTCGCTATCTCCCTTAACTTGTTTAGCTGCCCACATTCCAATCGCTAGAGTAGCGACTAAAAACAGGATAATTCCCCAGAACATTAATTTTTCTGTCATAATGACTCCTGGTCAATTTTGACCATATAACTTTTTTCAACTAGAGCGATAGGAGTCCTGCCAAGAATTACCAATCGCTCTTTTTTTGCTTTAATTTTGTCTGGTTAATTGTTTAGTTTGATGGCGTTGAACGATATTCTTTACCCAATCAAACCACTGTTCTAGACCTTCTCCTGTTTTCCCTGAGAGATAAATGATCGTTACCTTGGGATTGATTTGTCGTACATTAGCAGCAATGCGATTCA
It contains:
- a CDS encoding S-layer homology domain-containing protein produces the protein MLLKHHNHSAIKAVILTSLLSLLASCSNSAAIESLVSADPLLKEAKIGQINTTKPQRSQDSANKAVGNDANGSDIASEQKIVAQETQADDLPFNFPDSFPVYPQAELQEMKSEADNSGMLVWNTTDTRKAVADYYQTELLANDWKIIQPFMINPQQKIARAIAIKDDLRAELTLLQSTADSESDSTKTQLEVIYHPQSQDIPKSAISQASNAAENSEQPKNNQAKAQPKATQQNDNNYFDSSNAADFTDLNEVSEQLQQPLESVAALGILTPYTGEANVELSKFAPNEIITRGEYARWLITANNRYYSDNPGKKIYVATKTNQPAFQDVKANDPDFAAIQSLAEAGLIPSRLTEDNTNLLFRPDAPLIREDLVTWKVPLDTRQSLPKASIEAVEESWGFQDVENIDSSAVRALYADFQNGDRSNIRRIFGYTTLFQPKKPVTRAEAAASLWYFGFQGDGITAREVLESETASNS
- a CDS encoding DUF4278 domain-containing protein; translation: MKLTYRGVQYQEENHNSSNSVVAIQNQEIIYRGNSLKVRIKPKFPWLNYIKQLFRQSESKPVFDPITFWYAHKRKFIESCWFADDVEKLDRAWDLTLAMEKAKSSKSKQKTKLKYRGVTYYK
- a CDS encoding HNH endonuclease signature motif containing protein, producing the protein MDLENKELSELFKLADTIGSRRYHRLTTQDLNDYLKYDRWRYINGDFECGTTAESRAWVKEHSDWYCPICSEKYGDRKGKTIDHKLPRSQYPWLSLEWSNLWVICRVCNREKGERHWYEYEQYMYQKYPQDYPVIKTARPIELLNLK
- a CDS encoding sodium:solute symporter family protein — encoded protein: MTEKLMFWGIILFLVATLAIGMWAAKQVKGDSENYLIAGRGLVLPLAAATLMAQSVDSNATLGNTDLAAEFGFWAGASLPIGLALCLFLTALFFAKPMNRMGLITLPDFYRVKYNRQTEVVASCLMVLSFSFLLAGNLVAGGYLFEAFLGTSYTAGVMLLAIVVFIYTASGGLFAVAYTDAIQVSIAFIGSLALLAFMAFNFGLDISADTGPFALAQLTDPASGAVVNWATLLALGLGDIVAIDFMARIFAAESPETAQKACLIGCAGTLIIGIPFSLIALSAPQILADAGITPEGPILYALLDGIVPPLLGFLVIVAILSASLSTADGAILGTSSVIAHNIIGIRSDDHNVAGDRLLLVTRVMAFAITALGVFFALKIPQTGVLLLLAFDLGFAGLLVPLAGGLFWSKATWQGALSCIIFGSLTRLILFVLMPITFGIDNTLLYIPNGIFTADFDGFPTLISPLVGLAAFIIVSNLTGGSKATRERLRSEARKTQIYRR